The window GCTCGGCCTCGGGGCGGGCGACGGCGTCGTCGCGATCGTCCACAACGGACTCCCCTACTTCGAGCTGCTGTTCGCCACGCTGCAGGCCGGGATGTACTTCACCCCGGTCAACTACCGGTCGTCGCCCGCCGAAATCGCCTACGTCGTGGAGAACAGCGGCGCGCGGGTCGTCGTCGCCGACGCGGACATCGCGCGCGAATGCGACCTCGACCTGCCGCGGTTCGCCGTCGGCGCGGCCGACGGCTGGGGCGACTACGCGTCCTGGGGCGAGGACGAGCCGTCGACGCCACCGGAGCCGCGGACCGCGGGCCAGACGATGCTCTACACGTCGGGCACCACCGGGCGGCCCAAGGGCGTCCGGCGCGCGCTCAGCGGGAAACCGCCGTCGCTGCACCCGATCCACCGCGACCTGCTGGCGATGTTCGACGTCGAGCCGGGGCCGGGCGTGCACCTGGTGGCCTGCCCGCTCTACCACGCCGCACCCGGCTCGTTCGCCGTGAACGCGATGCACCTCGGGCACCGCGCGGTGCTGATGGACCGCTTCGACGCCGAGGAGACGCTCCGGCTCATCGAAGAGCACCGTGTCACCGACACGCACCTCGTGCCGACGATGTTCCACCGGATGCTGCGGCTGCCCGACGACGTCCGCGCGCGGTACGACCTGTCGAGCCTGACCAGCGTGATCCACGGCGCGGCGCCCTGCCCGCCCGAGGTCAAGGAGCGGATGATCGCCTGGCTCGGCCCGGTGGTGCACGAGTACTACGGCGCGTCCGAGGGCCTGATCTGCGGCGTCACCGCCTCGGAGTGGCTCGAAGCGCCGGGTACCGTGGGCCGGCCGCTGACCGGCGTGCAGGTGAAGATCCTCGACGACGACGGTTCCGCGGTGCCGGACGGCGAGCCGGGCACGCTCTACTTCAGCTCCGCCCACACCGCGCTCGACTACCTCGGCGACCCGGAGAAGACCGCGGCCGGCCGGTCCGGCGAGTACATCACCGTCGGCGACTTCGGGTACCGCGACGCCGAAGGCCGCGTCTTCCTGCTCGACCGGCGGACCGACCTGATCCTCTCCGGCGGCGTCAACATCTACCCCGCCGAGATCGAGGCGCGGCTGCTCGGCCACCCGGACGTCGCCGACGCGGCGGTGGTCGGCGAGCCGGACGAGGAATGGGGACAGCGGGTCGTCGCCGTCGTCGAGCCGGTCCCCGGCGTCTCCCCGGACGACGCCCTGGCCGCGCGCCTGGCCGAGCACTGCCGGGCGGCGCTGGCCGGGTTCAAGACGCCGAAGCGGTTCGACTTCACCGATCGCCTGCCACGCACCGAATCGGGCAAGATGATGCGGCGCACCCTGCGCCGGGACTGACTGCCCGATCGGCCGCCCCCAGGGTCACGGCGGTTCGCGGTAGCTTTTGCCCATGCGCAAGCCGATCACCGTGACCCTGGCCGCCGTCGCGGCCGCCGTGCTGCTGCCCGCGACGGCGTCCGCGACGCCCGGCAGCGGCGTCACCGGCACGATCCTGACCCAGAAGACCATCGGCCACACCGACTACACGCTGCGGGAGATCACCATCCAGCCCGGCGGCTACACCGGCTGGCACTTCCACGACGGCACGCTCTACGCGTACGTGAAGGCCGGGACGCTCACGCACAACATGGCCGACTGCAGCCTCGACGGCGTCTTCGGCACCGGGCGCGCGTTCACCGAGAAGCCGGACCAGGTGCACATCGGCCGCAACCTCGGGTCGACGCCGCTGGTGCTGGACGTCCTGTACGTGCTCCCGGCGGGCAGCCCGCTGTCGGAGGACGCGCCGGACCCCGGCTGCGGCTTCTAGCTGGAGAACCAGCCCGCCGCGTCGAGCCGGTAGGCCGCCGGGCCGACGACCGCACGCAGGTCGGTCTCGAGCGCGGTCATCCGCTCGGCGCCGACCGTGCGGGCCCAGTCTCGTCGCAGATCGTCGAAGATTTCCGCGGACTTCGTCAGCGCGTCGACGCCGTGCGCGGTGAGCCGCACGATCTTGCGGCGCGCGTCGTCCGGGTCGTCGGCGCGCTCGGCGTACCCGAGTGCCTCGAGCCGCTCGACCGTCTTGCCCGCCGCCTGCTTGGAAACGCCGAGCCGGCGGCCGATCTCCGACGCCGTCGCGCCCCGGACCCCGATGGCCTGCATCGCGAAGCCGTACGACGGGCGGACGTCCGGGTGCCCGCGGCGCGCGAGCTCGGCGTGGAGGCGGTCGATGAGCGTGCGGAACCCGCCGAAGAGCAGGAAGGGCAGCTCGTAGCCGGGCGCGTCGGTCATCGCCCCTTGCCCTTTTCGACAACCAGGTTTACGGTTCCGACAACCACATTGTCGATCCTACGTCTGGAGCCGTCTTGTTCCCCGATCACACCCCGGAGTCTGCACCCCCGGCCGCCCGCCCGGCGATGGCGGCCACCGCGAAGAAGTTCGGCCGGGTCCCGGCCGCCGTCGCGCGCCTCGCGACGTCGCCGGAGCTGCTGAACGGCTTCCTGAAGCTCAACGCGATCTTCGAGTCCGCGACACTGCCGGCGCTGGACCGCGAAGTGCTGGTCATGACGGTGGCCGCACGCAACGGGTGTCACCTGTGCGTGGCGATGCACACGGCGACCCTGCACGGCCTTTCGGCTTCACCCGAGCTGGTTTCGGCACTGCGGGCGCAGTCCGCCCTGCCCTCGCCGCAGCTGGAGGCACTGCGGCGGTTCGTGCTGACCGTCCTGGACACGACGGGCGACGTCCCGCCCGCGGAGCTGGCCGCTTTCACCGACGCCGGCTACACGGCCCGGAACGCCCTGGAAGTCGTGCTGGGAATCGGGACGTACACGCTGTCGACATTCGCGAACCGCCTGACCGCGGCCCCGCTCGACGAGGCCTTCGCCGGCCACGCCTGGCACGCGGCGTGAAGCCCGTGGGGGCCGCCTTCACCGGCGGCCCCCACCCTTCTGGAACGGCGTGGTGCCCGCCGGCACCGCGGTCGCAGGTCAAGCACGACGTCATCATCCGCGTTGTCGAGATCCGACCACAGGTCGCGGAAATTGTTGGCACCGGAGCAAAACGCAGCAAGCGGTAGCGGGTGATCGGCCGCCAGGATCCCGCCCAGGCCGCTGCCCGGGATCGGCTCGTCGAACGTCCCGCCGGTGAGCGTGATCAAGCCACCGTCGGTGATCTTCACGCTTGCGACGCTACCGTCGCCAACCTCCGGTC of the Amycolatopsis sp. NBC_01488 genome contains:
- a CDS encoding AMP-binding protein → MSTFFDVAEQHPDRLAVLAPDGTTATFGELAARANRLTHALHRLGLGAGDGVVAIVHNGLPYFELLFATLQAGMYFTPVNYRSSPAEIAYVVENSGARVVVADADIARECDLDLPRFAVGAADGWGDYASWGEDEPSTPPEPRTAGQTMLYTSGTTGRPKGVRRALSGKPPSLHPIHRDLLAMFDVEPGPGVHLVACPLYHAAPGSFAVNAMHLGHRAVLMDRFDAEETLRLIEEHRVTDTHLVPTMFHRMLRLPDDVRARYDLSSLTSVIHGAAPCPPEVKERMIAWLGPVVHEYYGASEGLICGVTASEWLEAPGTVGRPLTGVQVKILDDDGSAVPDGEPGTLYFSSAHTALDYLGDPEKTAAGRSGEYITVGDFGYRDAEGRVFLLDRRTDLILSGGVNIYPAEIEARLLGHPDVADAAVVGEPDEEWGQRVVAVVEPVPGVSPDDALAARLAEHCRAALAGFKTPKRFDFTDRLPRTESGKMMRRTLRRD
- a CDS encoding cupin domain-containing protein: MRKPITVTLAAVAAAVLLPATASATPGSGVTGTILTQKTIGHTDYTLREITIQPGGYTGWHFHDGTLYAYVKAGTLTHNMADCSLDGVFGTGRAFTEKPDQVHIGRNLGSTPLVLDVLYVLPAGSPLSEDAPDPGCGF
- a CDS encoding carboxymuconolactone decarboxylase family protein; translation: MAATAKKFGRVPAAVARLATSPELLNGFLKLNAIFESATLPALDREVLVMTVAARNGCHLCVAMHTATLHGLSASPELVSALRAQSALPSPQLEALRRFVLTVLDTTGDVPPAELAAFTDAGYTARNALEVVLGIGTYTLSTFANRLTAAPLDEAFAGHAWHAA
- a CDS encoding MarR family winged helix-turn-helix transcriptional regulator, giving the protein MTDAPGYELPFLLFGGFRTLIDRLHAELARRGHPDVRPSYGFAMQAIGVRGATASEIGRRLGVSKQAAGKTVERLEALGYAERADDPDDARRKIVRLTAHGVDALTKSAEIFDDLRRDWARTVGAERMTALETDLRAVVGPAAYRLDAAGWFSS